One region of Opitutaceae bacterium genomic DNA includes:
- a CDS encoding YdcF family protein encodes MFLLKKLIASLLMPLSLVLLLLWTGWWKTRGAAKRSIGRWLLLLGIAGLTLAANKGVGILLLRPLEAQFPAQPTLSAEGTIPASLAACTAIVVLGGGHSDTASLPASSRLSSSALSRIVEGCRLARALPHAQLWTSGPGVSRRGATHASLLAEVAVQLGVSEHRIRRIESGYDTQGEARAFAQGLDHGARIALVTSAWHMPRAVALFRRAGLKVVPCPTDFAVRINSEFNAWDYLGCDLTGLERTQKAVYEYLGLLWAKIRGRL; translated from the coding sequence ATGTTTCTCCTCAAAAAGCTCATCGCCTCACTCCTCATGCCGCTCTCCCTCGTCCTGCTCCTCCTCTGGACCGGGTGGTGGAAAACTCGCGGAGCGGCAAAGCGATCCATCGGAAGATGGCTTCTCCTTCTCGGCATCGCGGGACTGACACTCGCAGCGAACAAGGGCGTTGGGATTCTGCTGCTTCGCCCGCTCGAAGCACAGTTTCCCGCGCAGCCGACACTCAGCGCAGAAGGCACCATTCCGGCCTCCCTTGCGGCCTGCACCGCCATTGTCGTTCTCGGCGGTGGCCACTCTGACACGGCATCCCTGCCCGCCAGCAGCCGGCTCAGTTCGTCGGCGCTCTCACGCATCGTCGAGGGCTGCCGCCTCGCCCGGGCGCTTCCCCACGCACAACTGTGGACAAGCGGACCCGGCGTATCCAGGCGTGGCGCGACGCACGCCAGCCTGCTCGCCGAAGTGGCGGTGCAACTGGGGGTATCTGAGCACCGGATTCGACGGATCGAGTCCGGCTACGACACGCAAGGCGAAGCGCGTGCATTCGCCCAGGGTCTCGACCACGGCGCACGCATCGCTCTGGTCACTTCCGCCTGGCACATGCCGCGAGCCGTTGCTTTGTTCAGACGCGCCGGACTCAAGGTCGTTCCGTGTCCGACCGACTTCGCCGTGCGCATCAATTCCGAATTCAACGCATGGGACTATCTCGGCTGCGATCTCACGGGACTCGAACGTACCCAGAAGGCGGTCTACGAATACCTTGGACTCCTTTGGGCGAAGATCCGTGGCAGGCTGTGA
- a CDS encoding sulfatase-like hydrolase/transferase, giving the protein MKSLLRSALLATILLPVLQLTAAGTSHPNIIVILADDLGYGDISCYGATRVKTPNIDRVAREGIRFTDAHATSATCTPSRFSLLTGEYAWRYPNTGIAPGDATALIKPGRTTLPGLLKAAGYATAAVGKWHLGLGEGKPDWNGELKPGPLEIGFDYCFLMPATADRVPCVFVENHRVVGLDPKDPIEVSFAGPIGHEPTGKSNPELLRVHPSHGHDQTIVNGISRIGYMSGGHSARWVDEDLAKTFVEKSTDFITKHRDQPFFLYLATHDIHVPRPPNAKFAGKSPMGPRGDVILQLDWTVGEILKTLERLKLSDNTLLIFTSDNGPVVDDGYKEQAVELLGSHRPSGPWRGGKYSIFEAGTRVPMLVRWPARVKPAVSDAIVSQVDFAASFAALVGQPLAKGDVPDSQNELRALLGESKAGRSELVEHAGVLSLREGNWKYISPGKGPAMSLNTNIELGNLPKPQLYDLSVDPGETHNLADKHPEIVSKLRDRLEAIRRAGTSRT; this is encoded by the coding sequence ATGAAATCCCTGCTCCGTTCCGCCCTGCTCGCCACGATCCTGCTTCCCGTTCTGCAACTGACGGCCGCCGGCACATCCCATCCAAACATCATTGTCATCCTCGCGGATGACCTCGGTTATGGAGACATATCGTGTTACGGCGCCACGCGCGTGAAGACCCCCAATATCGATCGCGTGGCCCGGGAGGGAATTCGCTTCACGGACGCCCATGCCACGTCAGCCACCTGCACACCCTCGCGCTTCTCGCTCCTCACCGGAGAGTATGCCTGGCGCTACCCAAACACCGGAATTGCTCCAGGCGATGCGACGGCCTTGATCAAACCGGGACGCACCACCCTGCCGGGTCTCCTCAAGGCCGCGGGCTATGCGACCGCAGCAGTTGGCAAATGGCACCTGGGGCTTGGCGAGGGAAAGCCGGACTGGAATGGTGAGCTGAAACCCGGTCCGCTCGAAATCGGTTTCGACTACTGTTTCCTTATGCCGGCGACCGCCGATCGCGTGCCCTGCGTTTTCGTCGAAAACCATCGTGTCGTCGGACTCGATCCCAAGGATCCGATCGAGGTCAGTTTCGCCGGTCCCATCGGCCATGAGCCAACGGGCAAGTCAAACCCCGAACTTCTCCGCGTACATCCAAGTCACGGGCACGACCAGACCATCGTGAATGGCATCAGCCGCATTGGATACATGTCGGGCGGACACTCCGCGCGCTGGGTTGATGAAGACCTTGCAAAGACATTTGTGGAGAAGAGCACCGACTTCATCACAAAGCACAGGGACCAGCCTTTCTTTCTCTACCTGGCGACCCACGACATCCACGTCCCGCGTCCGCCAAACGCAAAATTCGCGGGCAAGAGCCCCATGGGACCTCGCGGCGATGTGATCCTGCAGCTCGACTGGACCGTCGGCGAAATTCTCAAGACGCTCGAACGTTTGAAGCTTTCCGACAACACTCTCCTGATTTTCACAAGCGACAACGGACCCGTGGTGGACGACGGCTACAAGGAACAAGCCGTCGAGCTTTTGGGCAGCCACCGCCCGAGCGGTCCCTGGCGCGGAGGCAAATACAGCATATTTGAAGCCGGGACCCGCGTGCCGATGCTCGTGCGCTGGCCTGCGCGCGTTAAGCCAGCCGTGTCCGACGCCATTGTCAGCCAGGTCGATTTCGCCGCATCGTTTGCAGCCCTGGTCGGCCAGCCTCTCGCCAAGGGCGATGTTCCCGACAGCCAGAACGAACTGCGCGCCCTACTGGGTGAATCCAAGGCGGGGCGCTCTGAACTGGTCGAACATGCCGGCGTGCTTTCCCTAAGAGAAGGAAACTGGAAGTACATCTCGCCCGGCAAGGGACCCGCGATGAGCTTGAACACAAACATCGAACTGGGCAATCTCCCCAAGCCGCAACTCTACGATCTCTCGGTCGATCCAGGTGAGACCCACAACCTCGCCGACAAGCACCCCGAAATCGTGAGCAAACTCCGCGATCGCCTGGAGGCCATCCGCAGGGCCGGCACCTCGCGGACATAG
- the rsfS gene encoding ribosome silencing factor, whose translation MSSDSSSEISLVREIIRVLDEKKAVDLRVLRVSEQSTITDFLVLATGTSEPHLRALRIELEKVLDSRKARIAGMDTGEPGSGWTVVDAYQVMIHLFTREKRDEYRLENLWKDAEELSLSRLLNPDAESAKPARAGAKPRTKKKTTSIKSTRRPAAMKPPKAAKSAAGTKAKKKAVPTKPMSRKTGRQR comes from the coding sequence ATGTCTTCCGATTCTTCCTCCGAAATCAGCCTGGTGCGGGAAATCATCCGTGTCCTCGATGAGAAGAAGGCTGTCGACCTGCGCGTTCTGCGGGTGTCCGAACAATCGACGATAACGGACTTTCTTGTGCTGGCGACCGGGACCTCCGAGCCGCATCTGCGTGCGTTGAGAATCGAACTGGAGAAGGTCCTCGATTCCCGCAAAGCGCGTATTGCCGGAATGGATACGGGTGAACCGGGCAGTGGGTGGACGGTGGTTGATGCCTACCAGGTGATGATTCATCTGTTCACGCGGGAGAAGCGGGACGAGTACCGGCTGGAAAACCTGTGGAAGGATGCGGAGGAGCTGTCGCTCAGCCGGTTGTTGAACCCGGATGCGGAATCCGCGAAGCCGGCAAGGGCAGGAGCGAAGCCAAGGACGAAAAAGAAGACGACGTCGATCAAGTCTACCAGACGCCCAGCCGCAATGAAGCCGCCGAAAGCGGCGAAGTCGGCCGCAGGGACGAAGGCGAAGAAGAAAGCCGTCCCGACAAAGCCGATGTCCCGAAAAACGGGGCGTCAGAGATAG
- the nadD gene encoding nicotinate (nicotinamide) nucleotide adenylyltransferase — MKIGFLGGSFDPVHFGHLIAAQDVYEQHRMDRLFLVPAAQAPLKPQETQSSAEDRLSMLRAAIEWDHRFEISDFELKKGGTSYTIDSVRHYREQFPKDDLYWIIGGDQLPKMHLWKDIEILATLIKFIFLERPGHPAKVAPAIPGLRLIRCDGHLVEISSTELRQRARNGLSLDYFIPHKAIVHIRQKQLYR; from the coding sequence GTGAAAATCGGGTTTCTTGGCGGCAGCTTCGATCCAGTCCATTTTGGCCATCTTATTGCAGCTCAGGATGTGTATGAGCAGCATCGGATGGACCGGCTGTTTCTGGTTCCGGCGGCACAGGCACCACTGAAGCCGCAGGAAACTCAGTCTTCAGCGGAGGATCGCCTGTCCATGCTCAGGGCGGCGATTGAATGGGATCATCGATTCGAAATATCTGATTTCGAACTGAAAAAGGGGGGGACTAGTTACACCATCGATTCAGTCCGGCATTACCGGGAGCAGTTTCCGAAAGATGATCTCTATTGGATCATTGGGGGAGATCAGCTCCCCAAGATGCATCTTTGGAAGGACATCGAAATCCTGGCCACCTTGATCAAGTTCATCTTCCTTGAGCGCCCGGGCCATCCTGCAAAAGTCGCGCCAGCCATTCCAGGCCTTCGATTGATCCGGTGTGACGGACACCTGGTTGAGATCAGTTCAACCGAATTGCGTCAACGGGCTCGAAACGGCCTGTCCCTGGATTATTTTATTCCCCACAAGGCCATTGTGCACATTCGTCAGAAGCAGTTGTATCGATGA
- a CDS encoding UMP kinase codes for MSEIPTASPSVKYKRIVLKLSGEVLRGKSVDPIDASVLERICEQIKDIHQLGVQICVVIGGGNIFRGLAGEKRGVDRTTGDYMGMLATVINSLALMDCLEKMGVTTRVQSAIPMNQVAEPFILRRAIRHLEKGRVVIFAAGTGNPYFSTDTTAALRASEMHAEIIMKATKVDGIYDKDPKKHPNAVKFDEITFVDALRQRLNVMDSTAFSLCLDNNVPILVFDLNEKHAIRRAVLGEKIGTLVRS; via the coding sequence ATGAGTGAAATTCCGACGGCTTCACCTTCCGTTAAATACAAACGCATCGTGCTCAAACTCTCGGGGGAGGTTCTACGGGGCAAGTCGGTGGATCCCATTGACGCCAGCGTGCTGGAACGCATCTGCGAACAGATAAAGGACATTCACCAGCTCGGCGTGCAAATTTGTGTCGTCATTGGCGGCGGAAACATCTTCCGCGGGCTCGCCGGAGAAAAGCGCGGCGTTGATCGTACAACCGGCGATTACATGGGCATGCTCGCGACCGTCATCAACTCCCTGGCGCTGATGGACTGCCTCGAAAAAATGGGTGTCACCACTCGCGTGCAAAGCGCCATTCCAATGAATCAGGTCGCGGAGCCCTTCATCCTTCGCCGAGCGATCCGGCACCTGGAAAAGGGTCGCGTCGTCATCTTCGCCGCAGGCACAGGCAACCCCTATTTCTCCACCGACACCACCGCCGCCTTGCGGGCATCAGAAATGCACGCCGAGATCATCATGAAGGCCACCAAGGTGGACGGAATCTACGACAAGGATCCGAAGAAACATCCCAACGCCGTCAAATTCGACGAAATCACTTTCGTCGATGCACTCCGGCAGCGCCTCAACGTCATGGATTCGACCGCCTTTTCGCTCTGCCTCGACAACAACGTGCCCATTCTCGTGTTCGACCTGAACGAAAAACACGCCATTCGCAGGGCAGTCCTCGGTGAAAAAATCGGGACCCTCGTGCGCAGTTGA
- the frr gene encoding ribosome recycling factor produces MSHPILSETQGRMKKAIEHTLHEFSTIHTGKASPGMVESVMVEAYGSTMRLKECAAISTPDPRTIVIQPWDKGLAQAVIKGIQTANLGFNPTMDGGIVRIPLPEMSRERRQEFVKVANRLAEEGRVHVRNIRRDAIESTKKARLPEDESKRLEKDIQNATDKAIADINQHLVSKEKELTTV; encoded by the coding sequence ATGTCTCATCCGATACTTTCCGAAACGCAGGGCCGCATGAAGAAGGCCATCGAGCATACGCTGCATGAATTCAGCACCATTCACACCGGCAAGGCCAGCCCGGGAATGGTGGAGTCCGTCATGGTCGAGGCTTACGGATCGACAATGCGACTCAAGGAATGCGCCGCCATCAGCACGCCCGATCCCCGCACGATCGTCATTCAGCCGTGGGACAAGGGCCTCGCGCAGGCAGTGATCAAGGGCATTCAAACCGCCAACCTGGGCTTCAACCCTACGATGGATGGCGGCATCGTCCGCATTCCTCTGCCCGAGATGAGCCGGGAACGGCGCCAGGAGTTCGTCAAGGTCGCCAACCGACTCGCCGAGGAGGGTCGCGTCCATGTGCGCAACATCCGCCGCGACGCCATCGAATCCACGAAGAAGGCCAGGCTTCCCGAGGACGAAAGCAAGCGCCTGGAGAAAGACATTCAGAACGCGACCGACAAGGCGATCGCCGACATCAACCAGCATCTTGTCAGCAAGGAAAAGGAGCTGACAACCGTCTGA
- the proB gene encoding glutamate 5-kinase has protein sequence MSTPIAGRPRRIVVKLGTGVLTHGIGQLNTAIVDGIAREIAGLRQRGTEVIVVSSGAVGLGMGALGLQKKPKDVSKKQACAAIGQSLLMQTWQKAFSQQNLTVAQVLLTHEDLRSRTRYLGVKECLRQLIDYGTIPVINENDTVSAAEIKFGDNDTLSAMVASLMQASHLAILSTAPGLIDMKGTGRIVPVVERITPEIEAMAGGTQSETATGGMISKISAARLAAQAGCGVFIASGAEPDILNRLLSGGGPGTFFVPSGLPLEARKRWLAYFQRPEGSIAVNACAVPVLRDQGRSLLAVGVTGAEGRFQAGDIVNIAAPDGTIFARGRTSFGSDDIPRLAEKHGEDMRALFPDRKRHEVVHRNDLVLL, from the coding sequence ATGTCCACACCCATCGCCGGGCGCCCGCGCCGCATTGTCGTCAAACTGGGAACCGGTGTCCTGACCCACGGCATCGGGCAGCTCAACACAGCAATTGTCGATGGCATCGCCCGCGAAATCGCCGGCCTGAGACAGCGCGGCACCGAGGTGATCGTCGTCTCCTCAGGAGCAGTCGGACTCGGCATGGGTGCACTCGGGCTTCAAAAAAAACCAAAGGATGTCTCCAAAAAGCAGGCCTGCGCGGCAATCGGACAGTCCCTGCTCATGCAGACCTGGCAGAAAGCATTCTCCCAGCAGAATCTCACCGTCGCCCAGGTGCTTCTCACCCACGAGGACCTTCGCAGCCGCACGCGCTACCTGGGAGTCAAGGAATGCCTCCGGCAGCTGATCGACTACGGAACCATTCCCGTCATCAATGAGAACGACACCGTGAGCGCGGCCGAAATCAAGTTCGGCGACAACGACACCCTGTCGGCGATGGTCGCTTCGTTGATGCAAGCCAGCCATCTCGCCATTCTTTCGACCGCGCCCGGTCTCATCGACATGAAGGGCACGGGGCGGATCGTACCCGTGGTCGAACGCATCACCCCCGAAATCGAAGCCATGGCCGGCGGCACGCAAAGTGAAACCGCAACGGGCGGAATGATCAGCAAGATCTCCGCCGCCCGCCTCGCGGCACAGGCCGGCTGCGGCGTCTTCATCGCAAGCGGCGCCGAACCGGACATATTGAACAGGCTGCTGTCCGGTGGCGGACCCGGCACCTTTTTTGTCCCAAGCGGACTTCCCTTGGAAGCTCGGAAACGCTGGCTCGCCTACTTTCAGCGCCCCGAGGGATCAATCGCCGTCAATGCATGCGCCGTGCCCGTGCTGCGCGACCAGGGCCGCAGCCTGCTCGCCGTCGGCGTCACAGGCGCCGAGGGTCGGTTTCAAGCGGGCGACATCGTGAATATCGCCGCACCGGACGGCACCATCTTCGCGCGCGGCAGGACGTCCTTTGGAAGCGACGACATTCCCCGCCTCGCGGAGAAGCACGGCGAGGACATGCGCGCGCTTTTCCCCGACCGCAAGCGCCACGAGGTCGTCCACCGCAACGACCTGGTCCTCCTGTAG
- a CDS encoding ATP-dependent helicase, whose translation MHGDNLLPANPGEALPAIDFRGLLNDEQFAAVTAPPGPLLVLAGAGSGKTRTLTFRVAYLLSQGVRPGEILLLTFTNKAAKEMLHRVQDLTGIEPRQFWGGTFHSLGHRALRMFGESISLPKAFTILDADESESMLKRVVEETDSQFFKDKTNPRPGPLFSVLSLARNTQRTLADTVDRQFPQYKDIAIALPAFAAAYQRRKREQNVCDYDDLLELWLDLLTKDPSVADYFSQRFRHVLVDEYQDTNTLQSQIVDRIASHHRLMAVGDDAQCIYSWRGANFENIMTFPDRHAGTVIHRIEVNYRSTPEILHLANGVLLAQPIGRHFDKELKAARKHSHKPFLVQAMDEREQADFIVKRLRALVEDEGVALQDVAILYRSHFVALETQLALSRAGIPYLITSGVKFFERQHVRDLVALIQFVFNPRNESAWARIAVLLPKVGEKGAQKIYAAALEHARLLQQDFLDALATDDVKSKVPKDARAEWGHFCASLAQVSEAMETARPAVAIEKAIEGWYGDYLKGAFADYLDRRDELTALVGFAQRYDEMDELLAQIVLLNGEASDRHADPDADAVRLTTVHQAKGLEYAVVFVIGLADGVFPGRRSIEAGDVEEERRLFSVAVTRARDELYLCFPRVNLRGGPGGMMNSPSRFLQELSSNLYEPLHLNRQRGW comes from the coding sequence ATGCACGGCGACAACCTTCTCCCCGCCAATCCCGGCGAAGCCCTTCCCGCCATCGATTTCCGGGGGCTTCTCAACGACGAACAGTTCGCGGCCGTCACCGCGCCCCCCGGCCCCCTGCTGGTGCTCGCCGGAGCCGGTTCGGGGAAAACGCGCACGCTCACCTTCCGCGTCGCGTACCTGTTGTCTCAGGGCGTGCGTCCCGGCGAGATTCTCCTGCTCACATTCACCAACAAGGCCGCGAAGGAGATGCTGCATCGCGTCCAGGATCTCACCGGCATCGAGCCGCGCCAGTTCTGGGGCGGCACCTTCCATTCGCTCGGCCATCGCGCCCTGCGCATGTTCGGCGAATCGATCAGTCTCCCGAAAGCCTTCACGATACTCGACGCCGACGAATCCGAATCCATGCTCAAGCGGGTGGTTGAGGAGACGGACTCGCAGTTCTTCAAGGACAAGACCAATCCGCGCCCGGGTCCGCTCTTCAGCGTGCTTTCTCTCGCGCGCAACACACAGCGCACGCTGGCCGACACCGTGGACCGGCAGTTTCCCCAGTACAAGGATATCGCCATCGCCCTGCCCGCGTTCGCCGCCGCCTATCAGCGCCGCAAGCGGGAGCAGAACGTGTGCGACTACGACGACCTTCTCGAATTGTGGCTCGACCTGCTCACGAAGGACCCTTCGGTAGCCGACTATTTTTCCCAGCGGTTCCGGCACGTGCTGGTCGACGAATACCAGGACACCAACACGCTGCAGTCGCAGATCGTCGATCGCATCGCCTCGCACCACCGGCTGATGGCCGTCGGCGATGACGCCCAGTGCATCTACTCCTGGCGCGGCGCAAACTTCGAGAACATCATGACGTTCCCCGACCGCCACGCGGGAACCGTGATCCACCGCATCGAGGTCAACTACCGGTCGACTCCCGAAATCCTCCATCTGGCCAACGGCGTGCTGCTGGCCCAGCCGATCGGCCGGCACTTCGACAAGGAGCTCAAGGCCGCGCGCAAGCATTCGCACAAGCCGTTTCTCGTCCAGGCCATGGACGAGCGCGAGCAGGCCGACTTCATCGTGAAGCGGCTGCGCGCGCTGGTTGAGGACGAGGGCGTCGCCCTGCAGGACGTCGCCATCCTGTACCGCTCCCATTTTGTCGCGCTCGAAACCCAGCTCGCCCTGTCCCGCGCGGGCATTCCCTACCTCATCACCAGCGGAGTGAAATTTTTCGAGCGCCAGCACGTCCGCGACCTCGTCGCCCTCATCCAGTTCGTCTTCAATCCACGCAATGAGTCCGCATGGGCGCGCATCGCCGTCCTGCTCCCGAAGGTCGGCGAGAAGGGCGCGCAAAAAATCTATGCGGCCGCACTCGAGCACGCCCGACTGCTTCAGCAGGATTTCCTCGATGCGCTCGCCACCGATGACGTGAAGTCAAAGGTCCCGAAGGACGCACGCGCCGAATGGGGCCACTTCTGCGCCTCGCTCGCCCAGGTGTCGGAGGCCATGGAAACCGCCCGGCCGGCCGTCGCGATCGAGAAGGCCATCGAAGGCTGGTACGGCGACTACCTCAAGGGCGCGTTCGCCGACTACCTCGATCGACGCGACGAATTGACCGCCCTGGTGGGCTTCGCCCAGCGCTACGACGAAATGGACGAACTGCTCGCCCAGATCGTGCTTCTCAACGGCGAAGCGAGCGACCGCCATGCCGACCCCGATGCCGATGCCGTGAGACTGACAACCGTGCACCAGGCCAAGGGACTCGAATACGCGGTGGTCTTTGTCATCGGCCTCGCGGATGGAGTGTTCCCCGGACGCAGAAGCATCGAAGCCGGCGACGTCGAGGAGGAACGCCGCCTCTTCTCCGTCGCCGTCACCCGAGCCCGTGACGAGCTCTACCTCTGCTTCCCAAGAGTGAATCTGCGCGGTGGACCGGGCGGCATGATGAACTCACCCAGCCGCTTCCTTCAGGAACTTTCGAGCAACCTGTACGAGCCGCTCCACCTGAATCGGCAACGCGGCTGGTGA
- a CDS encoding alpha-galactosidase, translating to MTYSRITAAFTLLQLMLWIACPAPADAAAGRAAGSAPPAFASWDENRLVLDNGVVRRVVTLKPDGISCAQLTLAGFPGSSMVARDKGAEFRFDLKGGGTFSGASRWERPRCEAASDTHGGRGAAIVLEAPGSLRVKVVYLLYPDLPVVRKQLVIENTGSADVAVENVDVERLQLVDDDVHCQVYVDYARRAHLGPYLGDWHDALTMLLFSTGKFDARAATWGLAVGNEASGVLKRVSAFLGDKNELAVGVRRADEPYAFRRWLRPGERWASERTFIVPYANEFPTAVLNGPVNDFVRRHLGLRLAELSRKPTFVYNTWQPFMVDIDERLVMDLAKQASEMGFEEFVIDDGWQANRTDKPGPRPIGDWLVDRKRFPRGLKPVFDYVKSLGMKPGLWLSLGAVSTDSAVYAEHPEWLARGPDQKPIYLHNTSSKTRVTACLATGWTEHFKQMLLGLVRDNGLEYIKLDLAVIASAYVNDPWISGCCATDHPGHRDHAESHGAIYAALWRMFDELHAAVPQLFIDCTYEAIGKLNLVDYALCEHAEGDWLSNFDNPAVLDNWRVRQMAWWRSPAMPATALVIGNQRLDDPNWELSFKSLVGAFPIFLGDLRAVPPERKQRVRQWADWLKRMQAKYDYAMYRSDLPGFGEPAAGAWDGFSRINTDTRAGGLVGVFRDNALENSRRVFVPGLEQDNVYVISVAPEGRVLHEMTGRQLAETGFEVKLESPQDGTIFGIERR from the coding sequence ATGACTTATTCCCGAATCACAGCTGCGTTCACTCTTCTCCAATTGATGTTGTGGATCGCGTGCCCGGCTCCAGCCGATGCGGCGGCAGGCCGGGCCGCGGGTTCCGCCCCGCCGGCTTTTGCCTCGTGGGATGAAAATCGGCTGGTTCTCGACAATGGTGTGGTGAGGCGCGTGGTGACGTTGAAGCCGGACGGCATTTCGTGCGCTCAACTGACGCTTGCGGGATTTCCCGGGAGCTCGATGGTGGCGCGGGACAAGGGCGCGGAGTTTCGTTTCGATCTGAAGGGGGGCGGGACCTTCAGCGGTGCGTCGAGGTGGGAGCGTCCGCGGTGCGAGGCTGCGAGCGACACGCATGGAGGCCGTGGCGCAGCGATTGTTCTCGAGGCGCCGGGAAGCCTGCGCGTGAAGGTGGTCTACCTGCTTTATCCCGACCTTCCGGTTGTACGAAAGCAACTGGTCATCGAGAACACGGGATCCGCCGATGTGGCGGTTGAGAATGTGGATGTGGAGCGCCTGCAGCTCGTCGATGACGATGTGCACTGCCAGGTGTACGTGGACTATGCCCGTCGCGCTCATTTGGGCCCGTATCTCGGCGACTGGCATGATGCGCTGACAATGCTGCTGTTCTCGACCGGGAAGTTCGATGCGCGGGCCGCGACGTGGGGACTGGCGGTGGGAAACGAGGCGTCCGGCGTGCTCAAGCGGGTTTCGGCCTTTCTCGGCGACAAGAACGAACTCGCGGTGGGTGTGAGGCGCGCCGATGAACCCTATGCGTTTCGCCGGTGGCTCCGTCCAGGCGAGCGGTGGGCAAGCGAGCGCACTTTCATCGTTCCGTATGCCAACGAGTTTCCGACGGCGGTTCTCAACGGGCCAGTCAACGATTTCGTGCGACGCCACCTCGGACTCCGTCTGGCGGAGCTCTCACGAAAGCCCACGTTTGTCTACAACACCTGGCAGCCGTTCATGGTTGATATCGATGAACGCCTGGTCATGGACCTTGCGAAACAAGCGTCCGAGATGGGTTTCGAGGAGTTTGTGATCGATGACGGCTGGCAGGCGAATCGCACGGACAAGCCCGGGCCGCGCCCGATTGGCGACTGGCTGGTGGACCGGAAGCGTTTTCCCCGCGGGCTCAAACCGGTGTTCGACTACGTCAAGAGCCTTGGCATGAAACCCGGCCTGTGGCTGAGCCTTGGCGCGGTTTCGACGGACTCGGCGGTGTATGCCGAGCATCCGGAATGGCTGGCGCGCGGGCCGGACCAGAAGCCGATCTATCTGCACAACACTTCGTCGAAGACGCGGGTTACCGCCTGTCTGGCGACGGGGTGGACCGAGCATTTCAAGCAGATGCTGCTCGGACTCGTGCGCGACAATGGACTGGAGTACATCAAGCTCGATCTCGCGGTGATCGCCAGCGCGTATGTCAACGATCCCTGGATCTCCGGATGTTGTGCAACCGATCATCCGGGCCATCGCGATCATGCGGAATCGCATGGTGCGATCTATGCCGCCCTGTGGCGCATGTTCGACGAACTGCACGCCGCCGTACCGCAGCTTTTCATCGACTGCACATATGAGGCGATCGGAAAGCTGAACCTGGTCGACTACGCGCTCTGCGAGCATGCCGAGGGCGACTGGCTCAGCAACTTCGACAATCCGGCCGTACTCGACAACTGGCGTGTGCGCCAGATGGCCTGGTGGCGCTCACCCGCGATGCCTGCGACGGCGCTCGTGATTGGAAACCAGCGCCTGGACGATCCGAACTGGGAGCTGTCGTTCAAATCGCTGGTCGGCGCTTTTCCCATATTTCTTGGCGATCTGCGCGCGGTTCCACCGGAGCGCAAGCAACGCGTCCGCCAATGGGCCGACTGGCTCAAGCGGATGCAGGCGAAATACGACTACGCGATGTACCGCAGCGACCTTCCGGGATTTGGCGAACCCGCGGCCGGCGCATGGGATGGATTCTCGCGCATCAATACGGATACGCGGGCTGGAGGCCTTGTCGGTGTGTTCCGCGACAACGCGCTCGAGAATTCACGCCGCGTGTTTGTTCCCGGACTTGAGCAGGACAATGTGTATGTGATCAGCGTCGCGCCAGAGGGCAGGGTCCTGCACGAGATGACTGGCCGGCAGCTTGCGGAGACAGGCTTCGAGGTGAAGCTGGAGAGCCCGCAGGATGGAACGATATTCGGGATTGAACGAAGGTGA